In Amycolatopsis jiangsuensis, the following proteins share a genomic window:
- a CDS encoding type I polyketide synthase, whose protein sequence is MTETPSTGPSTEPSTAPSTEQIVAALRQSMTDNERLKADNRRLAARQHEPIAVIGMGCRYPGGVSTPGQLWELVAGGGDAIGEFPGDRGWDVGAVFDPTGARPGTSYSNEGGFLYDAAEFEPEFFGISPREAITLDPQQRLLLETSWEAVERAGIVPSTLRGSDTGVFAGVMYHDYGAGSSDGSLISGRVSYTLGLEGPSVSVDTACSSSLVAMHLAAQALRRGECSLALAGGVTVMVTPDMFVYFSEQHGLSSDGRCKAFGSGADGVGCSEGAGMLVLEKLSDARRNGHQVLAVLRGSAVNSDGASSGITVPNGPAQQRVIRAALADAELQLSDVDAVEAHGTGTKLGDPIEAQALIATYGKVTTPERPLYVGSFKSNVGHTQAAAGVGGVIKMVEALRRGVLPRTLHADEPSPHVDWADGTVSLLREEQPWPDAGRPRRAGISSFGISGTNAHVILEQGDPVPAASPEAGPVTWLLSASSPEAVRAQAARLAKFVPSSPASAADLGLSLATTRTLGEHRTGVVAADRESAVRTLTEYAAGRNPAGTVEGVAEPGKTAFLFTGQGAQRAGMGLELAVAFPAFGAALDEVAAELDQHLDVPLRTLLADPELLDQTGYTQPALFAVEVAVFRLLESWGVRPSRLLGHSVGEIAAAHVARVLSLADACTLVAARARLMQALPAGGAMVAVQAREDEVRPLLTDGISIAAINGPDSVVLSGAEDEVLAVAEKFTRTSRLRVSHAFHSPLMKPMLEEFATVARKLTYSAPSMPIVSAVDSAADLSTPDYWVRQVRAAVRFSDGVRTLLDDGVRTFVEVGPSAVLTAMGQSCLSGDDRATFVPVLRKDRPEGESAATAVATLFTLGAAVDYPAFYDGAHVAELPTHAFQRKRYWLDNPTGARARGVAEVGQREAEHPLLGAVVVAADASGAVLTGRLSLTAQPWLADHVVQGSALFPGTAFVELAVRAGDEVGCGRVDELTLAAPLILPEKGSVRLQVTVGAEQDDGSRSLGIYSQAEDSDEWVQHGSGRLSAPPVAAPAPAQWPPTGATEIDVTTRYDELAAQGFDYGPVFAGLRRAWQAGDVLAAEVALPEHADAGAFGLHPALLDSALHTIGLAGPTEDKPVLPFTWAGVSLHAGGASSLRVLLSSAVENTVSLTATDPSGAPVLSVDALALRPIADDAFAASGRSAVDDSLFRVEWVPWQGKDVTGVTSAVLGADEFGLGGESHVDFDALVTAIHHGAAVPDVVYVPYVAPETATPQDAREAAHGLLALAQAWVGEDALAASRLVVVASGAIATGPEEGAEDLTHAALWGVIRTAQLEYPERFMVVDLDGGPLPLGTVLGAMYSDEPGVAVRDGAVLVHRLAKYTPEPSPVALDPDGTVLVTGGTGVLGQLIARHLVTAHGVRQLLVTSRRGPDARGAAEFVASLEELGAQVSLKACDLAERDNVARLLGDIPAEHPLTAVIHTAGVVDDGVLLSLTPERMDAVLRPKVDAAWHLHELTASMDLAAFVLYSSAGGTLGAAGQANYSAANVFLDALAHHRAAAGAPAVSLAWGLWSEGGMSGELADTDLIRMARSGVFGLSFADGLELFDATFGTTQPSLVPVRLDMSGLRADAHSVPAMLRGLVRNGRRRVEASDDSWSRVTALPAAERARAVVELVRGTAAVVLGHERTDAIDPRKGFIELGFDSLTAIELRNRLDAVTGMRLPATVIFDYPSVQVLADHLVAEGPSPVEAQLAALEDVLRGLDPAEAAPVAERLKALVAGLQRDEDVAGASADELFALLDKELEAR, encoded by the coding sequence GTGACCGAAACGCCTTCGACAGGGCCATCGACCGAGCCTTCGACAGCGCCATCGACCGAGCAGATCGTCGCCGCGCTGCGCCAGTCCATGACGGACAACGAACGGCTCAAGGCGGACAACCGGCGCCTGGCCGCGCGGCAGCACGAGCCGATCGCCGTGATCGGCATGGGCTGCCGCTACCCCGGCGGGGTCAGCACTCCCGGGCAGCTGTGGGAACTGGTGGCCGGTGGGGGCGACGCGATCGGCGAGTTCCCGGGCGACCGGGGCTGGGACGTCGGCGCGGTCTTCGACCCCACCGGCGCCCGGCCGGGCACCTCCTACTCGAACGAAGGCGGCTTCCTCTACGACGCCGCCGAATTCGAGCCGGAGTTCTTCGGCATCTCGCCACGGGAGGCCATCACGCTGGATCCCCAGCAGCGGTTGCTGCTGGAGACCTCGTGGGAAGCGGTGGAACGCGCCGGGATCGTGCCGTCGACACTCCGCGGCAGCGACACCGGCGTGTTCGCCGGGGTGATGTACCACGACTACGGCGCGGGCAGCAGCGACGGCAGCCTGATCTCCGGCCGGGTTTCCTACACACTCGGGCTCGAAGGTCCGTCGGTGTCGGTGGACACGGCGTGCTCGTCCTCGCTCGTCGCGATGCACCTCGCGGCGCAGGCGCTGCGCCGCGGTGAGTGTTCGCTGGCGCTCGCCGGCGGGGTGACCGTGATGGTCACGCCGGACATGTTCGTGTACTTCAGCGAGCAGCACGGGCTTTCCTCGGACGGGCGCTGCAAGGCGTTCGGCAGTGGCGCGGACGGCGTCGGCTGTTCGGAAGGCGCGGGAATGCTGGTGCTGGAGAAGCTTTCCGACGCTCGCCGCAACGGGCACCAGGTGCTCGCAGTGCTGCGGGGCAGCGCGGTGAACTCGGACGGCGCGTCAAGTGGCATCACCGTGCCGAACGGTCCCGCGCAGCAGCGGGTGATCCGCGCGGCACTGGCCGACGCCGAACTGCAACTGTCCGATGTGGACGCTGTGGAAGCGCACGGCACGGGTACGAAACTGGGCGACCCGATCGAAGCCCAGGCGTTGATCGCCACCTACGGCAAGGTGACCACGCCGGAGCGGCCGCTGTACGTCGGTTCGTTCAAGTCGAACGTCGGGCACACCCAGGCCGCGGCCGGGGTCGGCGGGGTGATCAAGATGGTGGAGGCGTTGCGGCGCGGTGTGCTGCCGCGAACGCTGCACGCGGACGAGCCGTCGCCGCACGTCGACTGGGCGGACGGCACCGTCTCGCTGCTGCGGGAGGAACAGCCGTGGCCGGATGCCGGACGTCCGCGGCGGGCCGGGATCTCGTCGTTCGGGATCAGCGGAACCAACGCGCACGTGATCCTGGAGCAGGGCGACCCGGTGCCCGCGGCCTCCCCGGAGGCGGGCCCGGTGACCTGGTTGCTGTCGGCGTCGTCGCCGGAAGCCGTGCGGGCACAGGCGGCACGGCTTGCGAAGTTCGTGCCCTCGTCGCCCGCTTCGGCGGCTGACCTGGGGCTTTCGCTTGCCACCACGCGGACGCTCGGCGAGCATCGGACCGGCGTGGTGGCGGCCGACCGGGAGTCCGCGGTGCGGACGCTGACCGAGTACGCCGCCGGCCGGAACCCGGCCGGGACCGTCGAGGGCGTCGCCGAGCCCGGCAAGACGGCGTTTCTCTTCACCGGCCAGGGCGCGCAACGGGCGGGGATGGGGCTCGAACTGGCGGTCGCGTTCCCCGCGTTCGGTGCGGCGCTCGACGAGGTGGCCGCCGAACTCGACCAGCACCTGGACGTGCCGCTGCGCACGCTGCTCGCCGACCCGGAACTGCTGGACCAGACCGGGTACACACAGCCCGCGCTGTTCGCGGTCGAGGTGGCGGTGTTCCGTCTGCTGGAGTCCTGGGGTGTGCGTCCTTCGCGGCTGCTGGGGCATTCGGTCGGCGAGATCGCCGCTGCTCACGTCGCCAGGGTGCTTTCGCTGGCCGACGCCTGCACGCTGGTCGCCGCGCGGGCCCGGTTGATGCAGGCGCTCCCGGCCGGTGGTGCGATGGTGGCGGTCCAGGCCCGCGAGGACGAGGTCCGCCCGCTGCTCACCGACGGAATCTCGATCGCGGCGATCAACGGCCCGGATTCGGTGGTGCTCTCCGGTGCCGAGGACGAAGTGCTTGCGGTGGCGGAGAAGTTCACCCGCACCTCGCGACTGCGTGTCTCGCACGCGTTCCACTCGCCGTTGATGAAGCCGATGCTCGAAGAATTCGCGACGGTGGCTCGTAAGCTGACCTACTCCGCGCCGTCCATGCCGATCGTGTCCGCTGTGGACTCGGCGGCCGACCTGTCCACACCGGACTACTGGGTGCGTCAGGTTCGCGCCGCAGTACGGTTCTCCGACGGTGTCCGGACTTTGCTGGACGACGGAGTGCGAACCTTTGTGGAGGTCGGCCCGAGTGCGGTGCTGACGGCGATGGGGCAGAGCTGCCTTTCCGGAGACGACCGTGCGACGTTCGTTCCCGTGCTCCGCAAGGACCGTCCGGAAGGTGAGTCGGCGGCCACGGCAGTGGCGACGTTGTTCACGCTCGGTGCCGCGGTGGACTACCCAGCGTTCTACGACGGCGCGCACGTGGCCGAATTGCCGACTCATGCCTTCCAGCGCAAGCGTTACTGGCTGGACAACCCGACCGGCGCCCGAGCCCGCGGCGTTGCCGAGGTGGGACAGCGGGAGGCGGAGCATCCGTTGCTGGGCGCCGTCGTCGTCGCCGCGGACGCCAGCGGTGCGGTGCTGACCGGACGGCTGTCTTTGACTGCGCAGCCGTGGCTGGCCGACCACGTGGTGCAGGGATCGGCGTTGTTCCCGGGCACCGCCTTCGTCGAGCTGGCCGTGCGGGCGGGTGACGAGGTCGGATGCGGGCGGGTGGATGAACTCACCCTGGCCGCCCCGCTGATCCTTCCGGAGAAAGGATCGGTGCGGTTGCAGGTCACTGTCGGAGCCGAACAGGACGACGGCAGCCGGTCTTTGGGCATCTACTCCCAGGCCGAGGACAGCGACGAGTGGGTGCAGCACGGCAGTGGCCGGTTGTCCGCGCCGCCGGTGGCTGCTCCGGCGCCCGCGCAGTGGCCGCCCACCGGGGCGACCGAGATCGACGTGACCACGCGGTACGACGAGCTTGCCGCACAGGGATTCGACTACGGTCCGGTGTTCGCCGGGCTACGACGCGCCTGGCAGGCCGGCGACGTGCTGGCCGCCGAGGTGGCGTTGCCGGAACACGCCGACGCCGGTGCGTTCGGGCTCCATCCCGCGTTGCTCGACTCGGCCTTGCACACCATCGGACTGGCCGGGCCGACCGAGGACAAGCCGGTGCTGCCGTTCACCTGGGCCGGGGTTTCCCTGCACGCCGGTGGTGCGTCGAGCCTGCGGGTGCTGCTCTCGTCCGCGGTGGAGAACACTGTTTCGCTCACCGCCACCGATCCGTCCGGAGCGCCGGTACTCAGCGTCGATGCACTGGCGTTGCGGCCGATCGCGGACGACGCGTTCGCGGCTTCCGGACGGTCCGCAGTGGACGATTCGCTGTTCCGGGTGGAGTGGGTCCCGTGGCAGGGCAAGGATGTCACCGGAGTGACGTCCGCCGTGCTGGGTGCCGATGAGTTCGGCCTCGGCGGGGAGTCGCATGTGGACTTCGACGCGTTGGTCACCGCCATCCATCATGGGGCGGCCGTGCCCGACGTCGTGTACGTGCCTTACGTCGCGCCGGAAACCGCCACGCCGCAGGACGCGCGGGAGGCCGCGCACGGGCTGCTCGCGTTGGCGCAAGCCTGGGTCGGCGAGGACGCACTGGCTGCGTCCCGGCTGGTCGTCGTCGCCTCGGGTGCAATCGCCACCGGTCCGGAAGAAGGCGCCGAAGACCTGACCCATGCCGCGCTCTGGGGTGTGATCCGGACGGCTCAGCTGGAGTATCCGGAACGGTTCATGGTGGTGGACCTCGACGGCGGGCCGCTGCCACTGGGCACGGTGCTCGGGGCGATGTACTCGGACGAGCCCGGGGTGGCCGTGCGGGACGGCGCGGTACTCGTGCACCGGCTCGCGAAGTACACGCCGGAACCCTCCCCGGTCGCGCTGGACCCGGACGGGACGGTGCTCGTCACCGGGGGCACCGGCGTGCTGGGGCAGCTGATCGCCCGGCATCTGGTGACCGCGCACGGTGTCCGGCAGCTGCTCGTGACGAGTCGTCGCGGCCCGGACGCGCGCGGAGCGGCGGAGTTCGTGGCGTCGTTGGAAGAGCTGGGTGCGCAGGTCTCGCTGAAGGCGTGCGATCTGGCCGAGCGGGACAACGTCGCCCGCCTGCTGGGCGACATCCCGGCCGAGCACCCGTTGACCGCGGTGATCCACACCGCCGGTGTCGTCGACGACGGCGTGCTGCTGTCGCTGACGCCGGAACGGATGGACGCGGTGTTGCGGCCGAAGGTGGACGCTGCCTGGCATCTGCACGAGCTGACCGCGTCGATGGATCTCGCGGCGTTCGTGCTGTACTCCTCGGCCGGGGGCACGCTGGGTGCGGCCGGGCAGGCGAACTACTCGGCGGCGAACGTGTTCCTCGACGCGCTGGCGCACCACCGTGCCGCCGCCGGAGCGCCGGCCGTTTCGCTGGCATGGGGACTGTGGTCCGAGGGCGGGATGTCCGGGGAACTCGCGGACACCGACCTGATCCGGATGGCGCGTTCGGGTGTGTTCGGACTGTCCTTCGCCGACGGTCTGGAGCTGTTCGACGCGACCTTCGGGACGACGCAGCCTTCGCTGGTCCCGGTACGGCTGGACATGTCCGGGCTGCGCGCGGACGCGCATTCGGTGCCGGCGATGCTGCGGGGGCTGGTGCGGAACGGCAGGCGGCGGGTCGAGGCCAGTGACGACTCCTGGTCCCGGGTCACCGCGCTTCCGGCAGCGGAACGGGCTCGTGCCGTGGTGGAGCTCGTGCGGGGGACCGCGGCGGTGGTGCTCGGGCACGAGCGCACCGACGCGATCGATCCACGCAAGGGCTTCATCGAGCTGGGCTTCGACTCGCTGACCGCGATCGAGCTGCGCAACCGGCTGGACGCGGTGACCGGAATGCGCTTGCCGGCCACGGTGATCTTCGACTATCCGTCGGTGCAGGTGCTGGCCGACCACCTCGTGGCGGAGGGACCTTCGCCCGTCGAGGCGCAGCTGGCCGCGCTGGAGGACGTCCTGCGGGGCCTCGATCCCGCCGAGGCCGCACCGGTGGCGGAACGGCTGAAGGCGCTGGTCGCCGGACTACAGCGGGACGAGGACGTGGCCGGCGCCAGCGCGGACGAACTGTTCGCGTTGCTGGACAAGGAGCTGGAGGCTCGCTGA
- a CDS encoding YdcF family protein translates to MLKQAGVAAAAVLVWGEWWNWRRSRFPAAAGEGAAEAVVVLGYRNPQPAANFVNRWRVRAGLRSIRVPDRTRVIFSGGATGDGPAEARLMAGYAKSVLGHDGPVLIEDESRTTWENITNVIPLLEHVDRIRIVSQPAHAFKARVHLRRQRPDLAAKLAPADDYRFGEWLLLKPLLALHGIRSLRGLEPGERKLPPWPGRRAQSSWAMPSEHREPASAIRS, encoded by the coding sequence GTGCTGAAGCAGGCGGGAGTGGCGGCAGCCGCGGTGCTGGTCTGGGGCGAATGGTGGAACTGGCGCCGGTCTCGTTTCCCGGCGGCGGCCGGCGAGGGCGCTGCCGAAGCGGTCGTCGTGCTGGGGTATCGGAATCCCCAGCCGGCGGCCAACTTCGTCAACCGCTGGCGGGTCCGCGCCGGGCTTCGCTCGATCCGCGTTCCGGACCGGACTCGCGTGATCTTCAGCGGGGGCGCCACCGGCGACGGCCCGGCCGAAGCCCGGTTGATGGCCGGCTACGCGAAATCTGTGCTCGGCCACGACGGCCCCGTGCTCATCGAGGACGAGAGCCGGACGACGTGGGAGAACATCACCAACGTCATCCCGCTGCTCGAGCACGTCGACCGGATCAGGATCGTTTCCCAGCCGGCGCACGCGTTCAAGGCTCGTGTCCATCTCCGGCGGCAGCGCCCCGATCTCGCCGCGAAGCTGGCGCCCGCGGACGACTACCGCTTCGGGGAATGGCTGCTGCTCAAACCACTGCTGGCGCTGCACGGGATCCGCTCGCTGCGCGGTCTCGAACCCGGTGAGCGGAAGCTGCCACCCTGGCCTGGCCGGCGTGCTCAGTCCTCCTGGGCCATGCCCAGCGAGCACAGGGAGCCTGCCAGCGCGATCAGGTCGTAG
- a CDS encoding thioesterase II family protein gives MSRWIRRFHPSARARARLVCLPHAGGSATAYFPFSRAATEAGLEAEVVAIQYPGRQDRRGERCLDDVGAMADAIAEDLRQWSDLPLVLFGHSMGATVGYEVARRMQAQGRPPAGLFASACRAPSAHRIEYVHQRDDEGLIAALKELSGTDAGVFGNEELLRMVLPAIRGDYTAVETYRHRTGVEPACPLQVLTGDADPVTTLAEADAWRRHTTGECAVEVFPGGHFYLHHQLPAVLEVVAARLTSWLPENPSV, from the coding sequence GTGAGCCGGTGGATCCGGCGCTTCCACCCGTCCGCCCGCGCCCGGGCGCGGCTGGTCTGCCTGCCGCACGCCGGCGGGTCGGCGACCGCGTACTTCCCGTTCTCCCGCGCGGCCACCGAAGCCGGTCTCGAAGCCGAGGTGGTCGCGATCCAGTACCCCGGCAGGCAGGATCGCCGTGGTGAGCGGTGTCTCGACGACGTCGGCGCCATGGCCGACGCGATCGCCGAGGACCTGCGGCAGTGGTCGGATCTGCCGCTGGTGCTGTTCGGTCACAGCATGGGCGCCACGGTCGGCTACGAGGTGGCGCGCCGGATGCAGGCGCAGGGCCGTCCGCCGGCCGGGCTGTTCGCCTCCGCCTGCCGTGCGCCGTCCGCGCACCGCATCGAGTACGTCCACCAGCGCGACGACGAGGGCCTGATCGCCGCGTTGAAGGAACTCAGCGGCACCGACGCCGGCGTCTTCGGCAACGAGGAGCTGCTGCGCATGGTGCTGCCCGCGATCCGCGGCGACTACACCGCCGTGGAGACCTACCGGCACCGCACTGGCGTGGAACCGGCGTGCCCGCTGCAGGTGCTGACCGGCGACGCGGATCCCGTCACCACGCTCGCCGAGGCGGACGCCTGGCGCCGGCACACCACCGGTGAGTGCGCGGTCGAGGTGTTCCCCGGCGGGCACTTCTACCTGCACCACCAGCTGCCCGCGGTGCTCGAAGTGGTGGCCGCGCGGCTGACGTCGTGGCTCCCGGAGAACCCGTCGGTCTAG
- a CDS encoding helix-turn-helix transcriptional regulator gives MGENWGQNRRTEPPEAVALIEGLLIECDAGTGDTVLIGGGPASGKTQVLNQVVARARELGVLTLTAAGAADEREIDGGVLDQLLASPALPTATTTGDTAGEEDRIAALCGALHRLARERPVLVAVDDLQHVDETSARLLLRLQRRARSAALLLIGTHPDSWYTGDGLRFAAQPHWHVQLRPFTVEAIAELVADHDDDGLPEEIHRLSAGNPLLVSALIDAHRGRVDHGPVYSEAVQRLLHRYGSPLREVATAIAVLDSEVTTEAVATVAGVDPLEAEASTGLLTETGLVDGVRFRQQPAAAAVVGGLRGPEKVRLHARAAEVKHARGLPAPEVARHLVACGAAEAEWALPVLVAAAEEVMLGDDVDFATRCLRLAASVSTAEWEQQSIAQLLAKITWRVNPAAAAPHLATLRASSSCLDQSDRLALVRQALWFGERETFETAVAGLGDDLEPLHPRIAAELTLAAYWHYGTSAPVSAEPDDPWLRTAESLASVWRTGGTEETSASAERILQNCRLSDTSLEALATAILALGYDGRTDRAEGWCASLAEEAEYRGAVTWKAMLDAIGAGLLLRRGEPAAAADLANRTLALLDAPNWGVAICYPLGTLLAAHTAAGAFKAAAGVLRHPLPDVALRTLGGLRYLRARGQFHLATNRGLAAVSDFQQCQRFLREEELDLPAVAPWRTDLAEANLRLRNPTLAVELAKQQLGDSAPTDAYTRASALRVLAFAGAPSARHGLLTRAVEGFKDSGDRLELARTVRAINQLSQRAERSAGLVKPVRVPRQPAARSVAPRPVAGGPAPQPELPAPLQPRPESDPAGPVDTTLSSTTLSDAELRVAELAAHGRTNRQIAETLYITVSTVEQHLTRVYRKLGVTGRSALAGELAGAGTAR, from the coding sequence ATGGGCGAGAACTGGGGGCAGAACCGCCGCACCGAGCCACCCGAGGCCGTAGCACTGATCGAAGGGTTGCTGATCGAGTGCGACGCGGGCACGGGGGACACGGTGCTGATCGGCGGGGGGCCGGCCAGCGGGAAGACACAGGTGTTGAACCAGGTGGTGGCGCGGGCGCGGGAACTGGGCGTGCTCACCCTGACCGCGGCCGGGGCGGCGGACGAACGGGAGATCGACGGCGGGGTGCTGGACCAGCTGCTGGCGAGCCCGGCGCTGCCGACGGCGACGACCACCGGGGACACCGCCGGTGAGGAGGACCGGATCGCCGCGCTGTGCGGTGCGCTGCACCGGCTCGCGCGGGAACGGCCGGTGCTGGTGGCGGTGGACGACCTCCAGCACGTGGACGAGACTTCGGCGCGGCTGCTGCTGCGCCTGCAGCGGCGGGCGCGTTCGGCGGCGTTGCTGCTGATCGGCACTCATCCGGACAGCTGGTACACCGGCGACGGCCTGCGGTTCGCCGCACAGCCGCACTGGCACGTCCAGCTGAGGCCGTTCACCGTGGAGGCGATCGCGGAGCTGGTCGCCGACCACGACGACGACGGGCTGCCCGAGGAGATCCACCGGCTCAGCGCGGGAAACCCGTTGCTGGTCAGTGCGCTCATCGACGCGCACCGCGGCAGGGTGGACCACGGTCCGGTGTATTCCGAGGCAGTGCAACGACTCCTGCACCGCTACGGTTCGCCGCTGCGGGAGGTCGCCACGGCGATCGCGGTACTGGACAGCGAGGTGACCACCGAAGCCGTCGCCACTGTCGCCGGCGTGGACCCGCTCGAAGCCGAGGCCTCCACCGGTCTGCTCACCGAAACCGGGCTGGTCGACGGCGTGCGGTTCCGGCAGCAGCCGGCCGCGGCCGCGGTGGTCGGCGGGCTCCGGGGGCCGGAGAAGGTGCGGCTGCACGCTCGCGCTGCCGAAGTGAAGCACGCCAGGGGCCTGCCGGCACCGGAGGTCGCGCGGCACCTCGTCGCCTGCGGTGCGGCCGAGGCGGAGTGGGCGCTGCCGGTGCTCGTGGCCGCGGCGGAAGAGGTGATGCTGGGCGACGACGTCGACTTCGCCACCCGGTGCCTTCGGCTCGCCGCGTCGGTTTCGACCGCCGAATGGGAGCAGCAGAGCATCGCGCAGCTGCTGGCCAAGATCACCTGGCGGGTCAACCCGGCGGCCGCCGCGCCACATTTGGCCACACTGCGGGCGTCGAGCAGCTGCCTGGACCAGTCGGACCGGCTCGCGCTCGTGCGGCAGGCCTTGTGGTTCGGGGAACGGGAGACGTTCGAAACCGCGGTGGCCGGGCTCGGCGACGACCTGGAACCACTGCATCCGCGCATCGCCGCGGAGCTGACCCTGGCCGCGTACTGGCACTACGGCACTTCGGCGCCGGTGTCGGCGGAGCCCGACGATCCCTGGCTGCGCACAGCGGAATCGCTGGCCTCGGTGTGGCGTACCGGCGGCACCGAGGAAACCTCGGCGAGTGCCGAGCGCATCCTGCAGAACTGCCGGTTGTCCGACACCTCACTGGAAGCGCTGGCCACCGCGATCCTCGCGCTCGGCTACGACGGCCGGACCGACCGTGCCGAGGGCTGGTGCGCCTCGCTCGCCGAGGAGGCGGAGTACCGCGGTGCGGTGACCTGGAAGGCGATGCTCGACGCGATCGGCGCGGGCCTGCTGCTGCGCCGGGGCGAGCCGGCGGCGGCCGCGGACCTGGCGAACCGCACGCTGGCCTTGCTCGACGCGCCGAACTGGGGCGTGGCGATCTGCTATCCGCTCGGCACGCTGCTGGCCGCGCACACCGCCGCCGGTGCGTTCAAGGCGGCGGCCGGGGTGCTGCGGCATCCCCTGCCGGACGTGGCGTTGCGGACGCTCGGCGGGCTGCGGTACCTCCGTGCTCGCGGGCAGTTCCACCTGGCCACCAACCGTGGTCTCGCCGCCGTCAGTGATTTCCAGCAGTGCCAGCGTTTTCTTCGCGAGGAGGAGCTCGACCTGCCGGCCGTGGCGCCGTGGCGGACCGATCTCGCCGAGGCGAACCTGCGGCTGCGGAATCCGACGCTGGCGGTGGAGCTGGCCAAACAGCAGCTGGGCGACAGTGCGCCGACGGACGCCTACACGCGGGCTTCGGCACTGCGCGTGCTCGCGTTCGCGGGGGCCCCTTCGGCGCGGCACGGCCTGCTGACCCGGGCCGTGGAAGGGTTCAAGGACTCCGGTGACCGGCTCGAGCTGGCGCGCACCGTGCGGGCGATCAACCAGCTGAGCCAGCGAGCGGAACGCTCGGCGGGCCTGGTCAAGCCGGTACGGGTACCGCGGCAGCCGGCGGCCCGGTCGGTCGCGCCGCGGCCGGTGGCGGGCGGACCGGCTCCGCAGCCGGAACTGCCGGCGCCACTGCAACCACGGCCGGAATCGGACCCGGCCGGGCCGGTCGACACGACCTTGTCATCCACCACGCTGTCCGACGCCGAACTGCGGGTCGCGGAACTGGCCGCGCACGGGCGGACCAACCGGCAGATCGCCGAGACGCTCTACATCACGGTGTCCACTGTGGAGCAGCACCTGACCAGGGTGTACCGGAAACTGGGCGTCACCGGGCGCAGCGCGCTCGCCGGTGAACTGGCCGGTGCGGGCACCGCGCGGTGA
- a CDS encoding LuxR C-terminal-related transcriptional regulator has product MKTGEETAPAVLTVFELRVAELAATGTPATAIAETLGVSANAVAEQLRTIYRKLGPPRSVSRGGR; this is encoded by the coding sequence GTGAAGACCGGAGAGGAAACCGCTCCGGCGGTACTGACCGTTTTCGAGTTGCGGGTGGCGGAACTCGCCGCGACCGGCACTCCCGCCACGGCGATCGCGGAGACACTGGGGGTATCCGCGAACGCCGTGGCGGAGCAGCTGCGGACGATCTACCGCAAACTCGGCCCGCCCCGTTCCGTCAGCCGCGGCGGTCGGTGA